One Avibacterium avium genomic window carries:
- the corA gene encoding magnesium/cobalt transporter CorA: MINAFALENARLIRLDEGDENLNAAIWIDLLEPSSEEREMLQQGLGQSLASFLELEDIEASARFFEDEDGLHLHSFFYCEDENDYADIASVAFTLRDGRLFTLRDRELPAFRLYRMRSRSQRLVECNAYEVLLDLFETKIEQLADVIENAYADLEKLSHVILEGKQGEAFDKALATLTEQEDASSKVRLCLMDTQRALSFLVRKTRLPANQLEQARDILRDIESLQPHNESLFQKVNFLMQAAMGYINIEQNKIMKFFSVVSVMFLPATLVASTYGMNFEFMPELHLKYGYPMAIGLMIVAALTPYIYFKRKGWL; this comes from the coding sequence ATGATTAATGCTTTTGCACTGGAAAATGCGCGTTTAATTCGGCTAGATGAAGGTGATGAAAATCTCAACGCCGCCATTTGGATTGATTTGCTTGAGCCGTCAAGCGAAGAACGTGAAATGTTGCAACAGGGCTTAGGGCAAAGTTTGGCATCTTTCTTAGAATTGGAAGATATTGAAGCGTCTGCGCGTTTCTTTGAAGACGAAGACGGCTTGCATTTGCACTCTTTTTTCTATTGTGAAGATGAAAATGATTATGCCGACATTGCCAGCGTGGCGTTTACCTTGCGTGATGGGCGTTTGTTCACCCTTCGTGATCGCGAATTGCCAGCGTTTCGCCTTTATCGAATGCGTTCGCGCAGCCAACGATTGGTGGAATGTAACGCCTATGAAGTGCTGTTAGATTTATTTGAAACCAAAATCGAGCAGCTCGCCGATGTAATCGAAAATGCTTACGCAGATTTGGAAAAATTAAGCCACGTTATTTTGGAGGGCAAGCAGGGCGAAGCCTTTGATAAAGCGCTTGCTACACTCACAGAGCAAGAAGATGCCAGTTCCAAAGTGCGTTTATGTTTGATGGATACGCAACGCGCATTGAGCTTTTTGGTGCGCAAAACGCGTCTGCCTGCCAATCAGTTAGAGCAAGCGCGCGATATTTTACGCGATATTGAATCCCTGCAACCGCATAATGAATCCTTATTCCAAAAAGTGAATTTCTTAATGCAAGCGGCAATGGGTTATATCAATATTGAGCAGAATAAAATTATGAAATTTTTCTCTGTAGTGTCGGTGATGTTCCTGCCTGCAACCTTGGTGGCGTCCACCTACGGAATGAACTTTGAATTTATGCCAGAATTGCATTTAAAATATGGCTATCCTATGGCGATTGGTTTAATGATCGTTGCGGCGCTTACGCCTTATATTTATTTTAAACGCAAAGGCTGGTTGTAA
- a CDS encoding YggT family protein, with product MGLNSLQFLVYTLINVFSFVLILRAWFQYSRVDFYNPFSQTLVKFTQPVLAPLQKFLPTVKGLNTAALALCVALGVAKYPLLDLLGSAQVVANPLLYLYIGLLHTLRTMGEAVIYVLFFQAILSWFNRGQNPLQYTLYQLTQPLLNPIRRILPNTGMIDFSPMLLAFLLFYANRVMYDIAPILWQFA from the coding sequence ATGGGCTTAAATTCCCTTCAGTTTTTAGTTTATACCCTAATTAATGTTTTTAGTTTCGTGCTAATTTTGCGTGCGTGGTTTCAATATAGCCGCGTGGATTTTTATAATCCTTTTTCGCAAACCTTAGTGAAATTCACTCAACCTGTGCTTGCGCCATTGCAAAAGTTTTTACCTACGGTGAAAGGCTTAAATACCGCAGCATTGGCGTTGTGTGTGGCATTAGGCGTGGCAAAATATCCGTTGTTAGATTTATTAGGATCAGCGCAAGTGGTGGCAAATCCCTTGCTTTATCTTTACATCGGGTTATTGCATACCTTGCGCACTATGGGTGAAGCGGTGATTTATGTGTTGTTTTTCCAAGCCATTTTAAGCTGGTTTAACCGTGGGCAAAACCCGTTGCAATATACCCTTTATCAGCTCACGCAACCTTTGCTGAACCCGATTCGCCGTATTTTACCGAACACGGGAATGATTGATTTCTCCCCGATGTTATTGGCATTTTTATTATTTTACGCCAACCGTGTAATGTACGACATTGCGCCTATCTTATGGCAATTTGCCTAA
- the yggU gene encoding DUF167 family protein YggU, with protein MNAIEQCTQGLRLRIFLQPKASKDQIVGLHDNELKITITAPPIDGQANAHLLKFLSKTFKVPKSSILIEKGELNRHKQIFIPMPKVIPNIVAQLL; from the coding sequence ATGAATGCGATCGAACAATGCACGCAAGGACTTCGGTTGCGCATTTTTCTGCAACCGAAAGCCAGTAAAGATCAAATTGTTGGCTTGCACGACAACGAGCTAAAAATCACCATCACCGCCCCACCTATTGATGGCCAAGCCAACGCCCATTTGCTTAAATTCTTAAGCAAAACCTTTAAAGTGCCAAAAAGCAGTATTCTCATCGAAAAAGGCGAACTCAACCGCCATAAACAAATTTTTATCCCTATGCCGAAAGTGATTCCTAATATTGTTGCGCAGTTGTT